A window from Pseudomonas frederiksbergensis encodes these proteins:
- the arcD gene encoding arginine-ornithine antiporter, with protein sequence MSQTTQKLRLNALIALVVGSMIGGGIFSLPQNMAEKADVGAILIGWAITAVGMLTLAFVFQTLANRKPELDSGVYAYAKAGFGDYMGFSSAWGYWISAWLGNVGYFVLLFSTLGYFFPVFGQGNTPIAIGCASILLWSVHFLVMRGIKEAAFINQLTTIAKIVPLIMFIVIAAVAFKADIFTRDIWGRSNPDFGGVMDQVRNMMLVTVFVFIGIEGASVYSARAEKRSDVGRATVIGFLGVLALLVLVNVLSLGVMSQPELAKLQNPSLATVMEHIVGHWGALLISIGLAISLLGALLSWALLCAEILFATAKDKTMPAFLKKENANHVPVNALWLTNVMIQIFLLITLFSAGTYTSLIYLASSMILVPYLWSAAYAVLLSGRGETYEHASAERTKDLMIGGIALCYAVWLLYAGGVKYLLLSALLYAPGVILFAKAKHEQGEPLFSPVEKGIFACVFVGAGLAAYGLYSGLLSL encoded by the coding sequence ATGTCACAGACGACACAAAAGCTCCGCTTGAATGCGCTGATTGCCTTAGTAGTGGGATCGATGATCGGTGGCGGGATCTTTTCCCTGCCGCAAAATATGGCCGAGAAAGCCGACGTAGGCGCGATATTGATCGGATGGGCAATCACTGCCGTTGGCATGCTGACCCTGGCCTTCGTCTTTCAGACGCTGGCCAATCGCAAACCTGAGCTGGATTCCGGGGTGTACGCCTATGCCAAGGCCGGGTTTGGCGATTACATGGGTTTTTCTTCCGCCTGGGGTTACTGGATCAGCGCCTGGCTAGGCAACGTCGGTTACTTCGTGCTGCTGTTCAGCACCCTGGGTTATTTTTTTCCGGTTTTTGGCCAAGGCAACACGCCGATCGCCATCGGCTGCGCCTCGATCCTTCTGTGGTCGGTGCATTTTTTGGTGATGCGCGGAATCAAAGAGGCCGCCTTCATCAATCAACTGACCACCATCGCCAAGATCGTGCCGTTGATCATGTTTATCGTGATCGCTGCCGTGGCCTTCAAGGCTGACATCTTTACCCGGGATATCTGGGGCCGCAGCAATCCGGATTTTGGCGGTGTGATGGATCAGGTGCGCAACATGATGCTGGTAACGGTCTTCGTCTTTATCGGCATCGAAGGCGCCAGTGTGTATTCGGCCCGGGCGGAAAAGCGTTCGGATGTAGGTCGAGCGACGGTCATCGGTTTCCTCGGGGTGTTGGCGCTGCTGGTATTGGTTAACGTGCTGTCCCTCGGCGTCATGAGCCAGCCCGAATTGGCCAAACTGCAGAATCCGTCACTGGCGACGGTGATGGAGCATATCGTCGGTCATTGGGGGGCGCTGTTGATCAGCATTGGTTTGGCGATTTCGCTGTTGGGGGCGTTGCTGTCATGGGCGCTGCTCTGTGCTGAAATCCTCTTTGCCACGGCCAAGGACAAGACCATGCCGGCCTTCCTGAAAAAGGAAAACGCCAACCATGTACCGGTCAACGCCTTGTGGCTGACCAATGTGATGATCCAGATTTTCCTGCTGATAACACTGTTCTCTGCCGGCACCTACACCAGTCTGATCTACCTCGCGTCATCGATGATTCTGGTGCCCTACCTGTGGTCGGCGGCCTATGCAGTATTGTTGAGCGGGCGCGGCGAAACCTACGAACACGCATCGGCCGAGCGCACCAAAGACTTGATGATTGGCGGGATCGCACTGTGTTACGCGGTGTGGTTGTTGTATGCCGGCGGGGTGAAGTATTTGCTGCTCTCGGCATTGTTGTATGCGCCCGGAGTGATTTTATTTGCCAAGGCAAAACATGAGCAGGGCGAGCCTTTGTTTTCGCCTGTCGAGAAAGGGATTTTTGCCTGCGTTTTCGTCGGGGCCGGGTTGGCAGCGTATGGGTTGTACAGTGGATTGCTGTCGTTGTGA
- the arcD gene encoding arginine-ornithine antiporter, whose translation MSESPGKLKLGALVALVVGSMIGGGIFSLPQNMAASADVGAVLIGWAITAVGMLTLAFVFQTLANRKPDLDGGVYAYAKAGFGDYMGFSSAWGYWISAWLGNVGYFVLLFSTLGYFFPIFGEGNTVAAIIGASVLLWAVHFLVLRGIKEAAFINLVTTVAKVVPLLLFVLIAIFAFKLDIFTADIWGLKNPDLGSVMNQVRNMMLVTVWVFIGIEGASIFSARAEKRSDVGKATVIGFITVLLFLVLVNVLSLGIMTQPELAKLQNPSMAAVLEHVVGEWGAVLISVGLIISLLGALLSWVLLCAEIMFAAAKDHTMPAFLRKENANQVPVNALWLTNAMVQLFLIITLFSASTYLSLIYLATSMILVPYLWSAAYALLLAMRGESYENALAERRKDLFIGAIAVIYAIWLIYAGGVKYLLLSALLYAPGVILFAKAKLEVNKPVFTNVEKLIFAAVVVGALVAAYGLYDGFLTL comes from the coding sequence ATGTCTGAATCCCCGGGAAAACTGAAACTCGGCGCGCTGGTTGCATTGGTCGTCGGTTCCATGATCGGGGGTGGGATCTTTTCCCTGCCGCAGAACATGGCCGCCAGTGCTGACGTCGGTGCCGTTCTAATCGGTTGGGCAATTACGGCCGTTGGCATGCTGACCCTGGCCTTTGTTTTCCAGACGCTGGCCAACCGCAAGCCCGATCTGGACGGCGGTGTCTACGCCTATGCCAAGGCGGGTTTCGGCGACTACATGGGTTTCTCGTCTGCCTGGGGATACTGGATCAGTGCCTGGCTGGGTAACGTTGGTTACTTCGTTCTGTTGTTCAGCACCCTCGGTTACTTCTTTCCGATCTTCGGTGAAGGCAACACGGTGGCCGCGATAATCGGTGCGTCGGTGCTGCTCTGGGCGGTGCACTTTCTCGTGCTGCGCGGGATCAAGGAAGCCGCGTTCATTAACCTGGTGACCACGGTCGCCAAGGTCGTGCCGCTGTTACTGTTCGTCCTGATCGCGATCTTCGCCTTCAAACTGGATATCTTCACCGCTGATATCTGGGGGCTCAAAAACCCGGATCTGGGCAGTGTAATGAACCAGGTGCGCAACATGATGCTGGTTACCGTCTGGGTGTTCATCGGCATCGAAGGCGCGAGCATCTTCTCGGCCCGTGCGGAAAAACGCAGCGATGTGGGTAAAGCCACCGTCATCGGGTTCATCACCGTGCTGCTGTTCCTGGTGCTGGTCAATGTACTGTCGCTGGGGATCATGACCCAACCGGAATTGGCCAAACTGCAGAACCCGTCCATGGCCGCGGTGCTGGAACACGTGGTCGGTGAGTGGGGCGCGGTACTGATCAGCGTCGGCCTGATCATTTCGTTGCTCGGTGCGCTGCTGTCGTGGGTGTTGTTGTGTGCGGAAATCATGTTTGCCGCCGCCAAGGACCACACCATGCCGGCCTTCCTGCGCAAGGAAAATGCCAACCAGGTGCCGGTCAACGCCTTGTGGCTGACCAATGCGATGGTGCAACTGTTCCTGATCATCACGCTGTTCTCGGCCAGTACCTACCTGTCGCTGATCTACCTCGCCACCTCGATGATTCTGGTGCCGTACTTGTGGTCTGCGGCTTATGCGCTGCTGCTGGCGATGCGCGGTGAGAGCTATGAAAACGCTCTGGCCGAACGCAGGAAAGACTTGTTCATCGGCGCCATTGCGGTGATTTATGCGATCTGGCTGATTTATGCCGGCGGCGTCAAATACCTGCTGCTCTCCGCCCTGCTCTACGCCCCCGGCGTCATTCTGTTCGCCAAGGCTAAACTTGAAGTCAATAAACCGGTTTTCACCAACGTCGAGAAGTTGATTTTCGCAGCAGTCGTCGTCGGCGCCCTGGTCGCAGCCTACGGGCTGTATGACGGCTTCCTGACCCTGTAA